A window of Bacteroidota bacterium contains these coding sequences:
- a CDS encoding NUDIX hydrolase, with protein MSDLNWKILKSEYLFSDLWFKVRKDKCETPGGKIIDPYYVYEFPTWVTAVPVTDDGRIIMVKQYRHALGETCIEIPGGCVDDTDKNFEEAIARELKEETGYTFSSFEYLGPTSANPSTNNNLMHMFLARGGKLTSKQELDGNEEIEVELLSVDEVKQLLKDKKIVQSMHVTCIMYALEKMHELKY; from the coding sequence ATGAGTGACTTGAACTGGAAAATTCTTAAATCCGAATATCTCTTCAGCGATCTGTGGTTTAAAGTAAGAAAAGATAAATGCGAAACACCTGGAGGAAAGATCATCGATCCTTATTATGTGTATGAATTCCCTACCTGGGTTACCGCAGTGCCTGTAACGGATGACGGAAGAATAATAATGGTGAAGCAATATCGTCATGCCTTAGGTGAAACCTGTATTGAAATTCCCGGCGGTTGTGTTGATGATACAGATAAAAATTTTGAAGAGGCAATTGCAAGAGAGCTGAAAGAAGAAACAGGCTATACATTCTCTTCATTTGAATATCTTGGCCCAACCTCTGCTAATCCTTCCACCAATAATAACCTCATGCATATGTTCCTGGCCAGGGGCGGCAAACTTACAAGTAAACAGGAACTGGATGGCAATGAAGAAATAGAAGTTGAATTATTGTCTGTAGATGAAGTGAAGCAATTGCTGAAAGATAAAAAGATTGTTCAGTCAATGCATGTTACCTGCATTATGTATGCATTGGAAAAAATGCATGAGCTAAAGTATTGA
- a CDS encoding alpha/beta fold hydrolase, with amino-acid sequence MRKLLPVIIVLSIVSACNQPNKPNKDGNQPVSAYFNYSDSGVQMAGIKMIPIQTPVGDFKVWTKRFGNNPRIKVLLLHGGPAATGEYMECFESFFPKEGIEFYEYDQLGSYRSDKPTDSSLWTTDRFVEEVEQVRKAIGADATNFYILGNSWGGILGMSYALKYQDNMKALIVANMMASCPEYGKYSEVLAKQMDPKVVEEIKAIEAKGEFTSPRYMELLTPNFYNEHICRLKEWPEPVTRSFSHTNYEIYKMMQGPSEFGIAGRLANWDVKARLKEIKIPTLMIGAKHDTMDPEAMKEQSTLVQKGRYLYCPNGSHLAMYDDQQIFMSGVIQFIRDVDGENFK; translated from the coding sequence ATGAGAAAATTGTTGCCAGTAATAATTGTACTATCCATTGTTTCTGCATGTAACCAACCAAATAAGCCAAACAAAGATGGTAACCAGCCGGTATCCGCTTATTTCAATTATAGCGATAGTGGCGTTCAGATGGCCGGGATAAAAATGATCCCGATACAAACCCCTGTTGGAGATTTTAAAGTTTGGACAAAACGATTTGGCAATAATCCACGTATTAAAGTTCTATTGCTGCATGGCGGTCCTGCCGCCACAGGTGAGTATATGGAATGTTTTGAAAGTTTCTTTCCGAAAGAAGGGATCGAGTTTTATGAATATGATCAGTTAGGGTCTTATCGGTCGGATAAACCAACCGATAGCAGTTTATGGACAACAGATCGTTTTGTAGAAGAAGTAGAACAGGTACGCAAAGCAATTGGCGCCGATGCAACTAATTTTTATATACTCGGTAATTCATGGGGAGGAATTTTGGGTATGAGCTATGCTTTAAAATACCAGGATAATATGAAAGCATTGATCGTTGCCAATATGATGGCGAGCTGCCCCGAATATGGAAAATATTCTGAAGTGCTGGCAAAACAAATGGATCCGAAAGTGGTGGAAGAAATTAAAGCGATCGAGGCAAAAGGTGAATTTACAAGTCCGAGATATATGGAATTATTGACCCCTAATTTTTATAATGAACATATATGCAGGTTGAAAGAATGGCCTGAACCGGTAACCCGTTCTTTCAGTCATACGAATTATGAGATCTATAAAATGATGCAGGGCCCATCTGAATTTGGTATTGCAGGAAGATTAGCTAACTGGGATGTGAAAGCCCGACTGAAGGAGATAAAAATTCCTACCCTGATGATCGGAGCTAAACATGACACGATGGATCCTGAAGCAATGAAAGAACAAAGTACACTAGTGCAGAAAGGACGTTATCTTTATTGCCCCAACGGTAGTCATCTTGCTATGTACGACGATCAGCAGATTTTTATGAGCGGTGTGATACAATTTATCCGGGATGTCGATGGGGAGAACTTTAAATAA